In Niallia sp. FSL W8-0635, one genomic interval encodes:
- a CDS encoding GDSL-type esterase/lipase family protein, whose product MKKRFKYFVYSLIFIVIISMFYVLIQSKKTERNVYEKIADGKKVDYLIVGDSIGRSSGASNNQHKWFQLVERSLTKKYGGSFTRHLVVQSGATAFEGLYKLKNNLSKDVDLVFIVFGENDRKYMDKEQFYFLYQSLLEEIVIRFPQAELVTITESSLDNEDFIHVIKQLSNNYYATNIDMRIPFQKSRLSTDQLTKDLVHPNDYGYYLYAQEVIDTMEKAIGEKKKVLTSSIPINEVTRLHMNTSYSYHSIDPSFRNEKGYYTSNKIGANIEYHFSGSFLGVNVIRSEKGGMMDVFIDDNYVTTISTWWPFRKERSLYVTSGLANQDHTVTFQTSANKSRYNITDQQLIQISSIITN is encoded by the coding sequence ATGAAAAAAAGATTTAAATATTTTGTTTACTCTCTTATTTTTATCGTTATTATAAGTATGTTTTATGTATTAATTCAATCGAAAAAAACAGAAAGAAATGTCTATGAAAAAATCGCTGATGGAAAAAAGGTGGACTACTTAATTGTAGGCGATAGTATAGGTCGTAGCTCAGGTGCTAGTAATAACCAACATAAATGGTTTCAATTAGTCGAAAGAAGTTTAACAAAAAAATATGGTGGATCCTTTACTAGACATTTAGTTGTTCAAAGTGGTGCTACTGCATTTGAAGGACTATATAAATTGAAGAATAACTTATCGAAAGATGTAGATCTAGTCTTCATTGTTTTTGGAGAGAATGATCGTAAATATATGGATAAAGAGCAATTTTATTTCTTATATCAATCCCTACTAGAAGAGATTGTTATCCGATTTCCGCAGGCTGAATTAGTAACTATTACCGAAAGTAGCTTGGATAACGAGGATTTCATTCATGTTATTAAACAACTATCTAACAACTATTATGCTACAAATATAGATATGCGAATTCCCTTTCAAAAATCCAGACTATCGACAGATCAATTAACAAAAGACCTTGTTCATCCAAATGATTATGGTTACTATTTATATGCTCAGGAAGTAATTGATACAATGGAAAAAGCAATTGGTGAGAAAAAAAAGGTACTTACATCTTCCATCCCTATAAATGAAGTAACAAGGCTACATATGAATACTAGCTACTCTTATCATTCCATTGATCCATCATTTAGAAACGAAAAAGGATATTATACGTCCAATAAAATTGGTGCAAATATAGAATATCATTTTTCTGGATCATTTTTAGGTGTAAATGTGATTAGAAGCGAAAAAGGTGGAATGATGGATGTTTTTATAGATGATAACTATGTAACAACGATATCCACATGGTGGCCATTTAGGAAAGAAAGATCTTTATATGTCACAAGTGGATTAGCGAATCAAGACCATACAGTTACATTTCAAACTTCAGCAAATAAATCAAGATACAATATAACAGACCAACAATTGATTCAAATTTCTTCCATCATTACAAATTAG
- the msrB gene encoding peptide-methionine (R)-S-oxide reductase MsrB, with the protein MEKDKLKEKLSPIQYEVTQNNGTEPPFHNEYWNEFSEGIYVDVISGKPLFSSLDKYDAGCGWPSFTKPIDEEELTEKKDMSHGMIRTEVRSKEADSHLGHVFNDGPNPTGLRYCMNSAAMKFIPKEDLEEKGYGKYLRLFEK; encoded by the coding sequence ATGGAAAAAGACAAATTAAAAGAAAAACTTTCACCTATACAATATGAAGTTACGCAAAATAATGGGACAGAGCCTCCTTTTCATAATGAATATTGGAATGAATTTTCAGAAGGAATTTATGTAGATGTTATTTCTGGAAAGCCGTTGTTTAGTTCTCTCGATAAATACGATGCTGGTTGTGGATGGCCAAGTTTTACAAAGCCAATTGATGAAGAGGAATTAACAGAAAAAAAAGATATGAGTCATGGAATGATTCGTACTGAAGTAAGAAGTAAAGAAGCTGATTCCCATTTAGGTCATGTATTTAATGATGGACCTAATCCAACAGGCTTACGATATTGCATGAATTCTGCTGCGATGAAGTTTATTCCAAAAGAAGATTTGGAAGAAAAAGGATATGGAAAGTATCTACGATTATTTGAAAAATAG
- the msrA gene encoding peptide-methionine (S)-S-oxide reductase MsrA, producing the protein MEKKMELATFAGGCFWCMVKPFDQEPGILKVVSGYTGGHKENPTYKEVCSETTGHYEAVQITYDPSIYPYEKLLSIYWQQIDPTDAGGQFYDRGLSYQTAIFYHTEEQKQLAEESKQQLAKSGQFNKEIATKIIPASTFYSAEEYHQDYYKKNPEHYNRYHIGSGRAAYIQENWRDK; encoded by the coding sequence GTGGAAAAAAAGATGGAATTAGCAACATTTGCTGGGGGCTGCTTCTGGTGTATGGTTAAGCCATTTGATCAAGAACCTGGCATTTTAAAAGTTGTTTCGGGATATACAGGGGGTCATAAAGAGAATCCTACTTATAAAGAAGTGTGTTCAGAGACTACTGGACATTATGAGGCGGTCCAAATTACATATGATCCGAGCATATATCCATATGAAAAACTACTGAGTATTTATTGGCAACAAATTGACCCAACAGATGCTGGTGGACAGTTCTATGACCGTGGCCTTTCTTATCAAACGGCAATATTCTATCATACCGAGGAACAAAAACAATTAGCTGAAGAATCAAAGCAACAATTAGCAAAAAGTGGTCAGTTTAATAAGGAAATTGCAACAAAAATTATTCCTGCTTCTACCTTTTATTCTGCAGAGGAATATCATCAGGATTATTATAAAAAGAATCCTGAACATTACAATCGTTATCATATTGGTTCAGGACGTGCAGCCTATATTCAAGAGAATTGGAGAGATAAGTAA
- the rsgA gene encoding ribosome small subunit-dependent GTPase A produces MELTQFGYNENVKDEFEKQAKENQIIGRISLEHKRMYRVWTAYGELLCEVSGKLAYDAQSREEYPAVGDWVIVSPRIKEGKGTITTILPRKSKFSRKVAGNNTEEQIVAANVDTIFLVNSLNEDLNIRRLERYLTLTWESGANPVIILTKADLAVDVKEKLMLVEAVALGIPVITISVVNKTGLDDLQAYLHPGRTVALLGSSGVGKSTLTNFLIGYEKQEVQEIRDSDAKGRHTTTNREMVLLPNNAILIDTPGMRELQLWNGDDGISNSFSDIEELAGHCKFRDCQHEKESGCAIKLALANGEMEEDRLRSYKKLLRELAFLERRQDKKAKSDEKKKWKSMTKKYKTK; encoded by the coding sequence ATGGAATTAACTCAATTTGGCTATAACGAAAATGTAAAAGATGAATTTGAAAAGCAAGCTAAGGAAAATCAAATAATTGGCAGAATCTCTTTAGAACATAAGAGAATGTATCGGGTATGGACTGCGTATGGAGAGTTATTATGTGAAGTTTCTGGAAAATTAGCTTACGATGCTCAATCTAGAGAGGAATATCCTGCTGTAGGAGATTGGGTTATCGTTTCCCCAAGAATAAAAGAAGGGAAAGGGACAATCACAACTATTTTGCCAAGAAAAAGCAAATTTTCTAGAAAAGTAGCTGGTAACAATACGGAAGAGCAAATAGTAGCAGCAAATGTTGATACAATCTTTTTGGTTAATTCGTTAAATGAAGATTTAAATATAAGAAGATTAGAAAGATACTTAACCTTAACATGGGAAAGTGGAGCAAATCCTGTTATTATTTTGACCAAAGCCGATTTAGCAGTTGATGTGAAAGAAAAATTAATGCTAGTAGAAGCTGTTGCTCTCGGAATACCCGTTATTACAATTAGTGTTGTAAATAAGACAGGATTAGATGATTTGCAAGCATACCTTCATCCAGGAAGAACGGTTGCTTTATTAGGCTCATCTGGTGTAGGTAAGTCAACTTTAACAAATTTCTTGATTGGATATGAAAAACAGGAAGTACAAGAAATTAGAGATTCAGATGCAAAAGGAAGACATACGACAACAAATCGGGAAATGGTTTTATTGCCTAATAATGCAATATTAATCGATACTCCTGGGATGAGGGAGCTTCAATTATGGAATGGTGATGATGGAATCTCTAATAGCTTTTCGGACATCGAAGAGCTTGCGGGCCATTGTAAATTTAGGGATTGTCAGCATGAAAAAGAGAGTGGATGTGCAATAAAGCTTGCTCTTGCAAATGGAGAAATGGAAGAAGATAGACTACGTAGCTATAAAAAATTATTAAGAGAATTAGCTTTTTTAGAAAGGCGTCAAGATAAGAAAGCAAAGTCTGATGAAAAGAAGAAATGGAAAAGCATGACGAAAAAATATAAAACAAAGTGA
- a CDS encoding DUF4397 domain-containing protein has translation MTQDQYHSIQEAGMYNVLSDYYKYTNPELHVYYYHKHLQSLNNAFSHDSKSAVVTDIQRQKEYGKIRILHGAESATTVDIYINGIRMFKEVSYKTMSNDLTLPAGKYQIDIYETGKMIDTLCSQKINVESNVYHTFAVSGMDNKLKVYSFPEYPVVPPNETKLRIVQLAENLPTIDIAVQKGDVVFPSINYKGATSYLALYPMSVYLEARNSDTKEVLKKFPSLRLEPDKAYTAFIVKNTEDNSCELLLFSC, from the coding sequence ATGACACAAGATCAATATCACTCGATACAAGAAGCCGGTATGTATAATGTATTAAGTGATTATTATAAATATACAAATCCAGAATTACATGTATATTACTATCATAAACATCTGCAAAGCTTGAATAATGCTTTTAGCCATGATAGTAAATCTGCAGTAGTCACAGATATCCAACGACAAAAGGAATATGGAAAAATAAGAATACTACACGGTGCCGAGAGCGCCACAACAGTTGATATTTACATTAATGGAATCCGTATGTTTAAAGAAGTCTCCTATAAAACGATGAGCAATGACTTAACACTACCAGCCGGAAAATACCAAATAGACATCTATGAAACTGGAAAAATGATTGATACATTGTGCAGTCAGAAAATTAATGTGGAAAGTAATGTATATCATACTTTTGCAGTTAGTGGAATGGATAATAAGTTAAAAGTTTATTCTTTCCCGGAATATCCAGTCGTACCTCCAAATGAAACCAAATTACGAATTGTACAACTGGCAGAAAACTTGCCAACAATTGATATCGCCGTTCAAAAAGGAGATGTCGTCTTTCCCTCTATAAATTATAAAGGAGCTACTTCCTACTTAGCATTGTATCCAATGTCCGTCTATTTAGAAGCAAGAAATTCAGATACAAAGGAAGTATTAAAAAAGTTCCCTTCATTAAGATTAGAGCCTGATAAAGCGTATACGGCTTTTATTGTGAAAAATACGGAAGACAATAGTTGTGAATTGCTACTATTTTCCTGTTAA
- a CDS encoding YpmS family protein: MFKNKWKIAFLTLIGILVLSIIFLAILIFKPVEKANIIKKQQREEVPFAVTTNREDLTKLINHYLEKEGLNGPIHYEINIADQVELYGTLPIFNTDIQMKLTFEPIALENGDLLLKQKEISIGQLPLPVSYVMNFIANQYNFPEWVDIQPNDEEIYVHLTEMDLKNGMLVEMKTFDLENNNIQFNLSLPTE; encoded by the coding sequence TTGTTTAAGAACAAGTGGAAAATTGCATTTTTAACATTAATAGGCATTCTTGTACTTAGTATTATTTTTTTAGCTATTCTCATTTTTAAACCAGTTGAGAAGGCAAACATCATTAAGAAGCAACAGAGAGAAGAAGTTCCTTTTGCGGTGACGACAAATCGAGAGGATTTAACAAAATTAATCAATCATTATTTAGAAAAAGAAGGCTTAAATGGTCCCATTCATTATGAAATAAATATAGCGGACCAAGTTGAGCTTTATGGAACTTTACCAATTTTCAACACAGATATTCAAATGAAACTAACATTTGAACCAATCGCATTGGAAAATGGCGATTTATTATTGAAACAAAAAGAGATCAGTATCGGTCAGTTACCTTTACCAGTTTCTTATGTAATGAATTTTATCGCTAATCAATATAATTTCCCAGAATGGGTTGATATTCAACCAAATGATGAAGAAATATATGTTCATTTAACAGAGATGGATTTAAAAAATGGGATGTTAGTAGAAATGAAAACTTTTGATTTAGAAAACAATAATATTCAATTTAATTTATCATTGCCAACTGAATAA
- a CDS encoding SGNH/GDSL hydrolase family protein: MKKTFTFLVLLFSLLMLVSCSNPTLYNKEKEVIVTDKKDIPVSFLPQELSIVSVGDSLTQGVGDSTGKGGYVPYLQDLLEETKGVNKADFVNYGVRGNRSDQLLKRIKTEEVSKSIQKADGVIITIGGNDIMKVVRNNFTNLQVDSFNEQLGEYEKNLFDVMSIIRENNPNAVIILVGVYNPFIKMFSDIKEMNQIVADWNSTSENVLAEFDHTYFVSIENIFENPTSELLYEDYFHPNDQGYQLIAESIYNKMLTEPLADILQNLQTEEN; the protein is encoded by the coding sequence ATGAAAAAAACATTTACCTTTCTTGTTTTATTATTTTCTCTTTTAATGCTTGTTTCCTGCTCTAATCCGACGCTCTATAATAAAGAAAAAGAAGTCATCGTAACCGACAAAAAGGATATTCCAGTAAGTTTTTTACCACAGGAATTGTCAATCGTATCTGTTGGAGATTCCCTTACACAAGGTGTTGGTGATAGCACTGGAAAAGGTGGGTATGTTCCATATCTGCAAGATTTACTTGAAGAAACAAAAGGAGTGAATAAAGCAGATTTTGTTAATTATGGAGTAAGAGGCAACAGGTCAGATCAGTTATTAAAAAGAATTAAAACAGAGGAAGTTAGCAAGTCAATCCAAAAAGCAGATGGGGTTATTATAACTATTGGTGGAAATGACATAATGAAGGTTGTAAGAAATAATTTCACCAATTTGCAAGTTGATTCATTTAATGAACAATTAGGTGAATATGAAAAAAATCTATTTGATGTTATGTCGATTATACGTGAAAACAATCCTAATGCAGTAATCATATTAGTAGGGGTATACAATCCTTTTATTAAAATGTTTTCAGATATAAAAGAAATGAATCAAATTGTTGCAGATTGGAATAGTACGAGTGAAAATGTATTAGCGGAATTTGACCATACTTATTTTGTTAGCATAGAAAATATTTTTGAAAATCCGACATCGGAATTATTATATGAAGATTATTTTCATCCTAATGATCAGGGGTACCAGCTTATTGCAGAGTCTATATACAATAAAATGTTAACAGAACCATTAGCTGATATACTTCAGAATTTGCAAACAGAAGAGAATTGA
- a CDS encoding ATP-binding protein, producing the protein MIKIICNIPFVNKKQVFSFFLPFFLLILFITFIFYHHYKDLKIHFEKDGEEILTLLSKSIAIEMKEWTNNPDSEQLLQNVLFSMDFNNIISDRKEIIYIAMVGENGERTPIAVISPQNQKKEINYIDSLADQTKPIYNKALTLHEIHHSSIYKLKKGYYISSFSPIEDEDGRLVGIIGMDTKISDQILLFKKIVIQMVLFIFLTYIMIFLFIRKWLNKILRPISQMMVGLNELSVGNFDVKMEVNEHSELKGLMKNFNEVVDNLASLFYRLTNTAKELGTISKDFQLSTMEEALTQMDNIVEFMKMNRELQKAEKMNAVGQLAASVAHEIRNPMTVVKGFLQIFYAKEHMSEEERTYIKLMIEEMNRAETIINDYLSLAKPDVEQSQKIDGADLANKVIDLMHSYAMMGKGIHFKKNIQQVYIEANNNELKQVLINILKNAIEALKNGGTITINLYPTNEYGVFEIEDTGIGMTEAEVNRLGTAFYSLKEKGTGMGLMVCYQMVEQMRGRIEVQSEKGKGTIFKIYIPLSQ; encoded by the coding sequence ATGATAAAAATAATATGCAATATTCCGTTTGTGAATAAAAAACAAGTATTCTCTTTTTTTCTGCCCTTTTTCCTTCTAATACTTTTCATTACATTCATTTTTTATCATCATTATAAAGATTTGAAAATACATTTTGAAAAAGATGGGGAAGAAATTTTAACTTTATTAAGTAAAAGTATAGCTATTGAAATGAAAGAATGGACAAATAATCCAGATTCGGAACAACTTTTACAAAACGTTTTATTTTCTATGGATTTTAATAATATCATTTCAGATAGGAAGGAAATAATTTATATAGCAATGGTAGGGGAAAATGGGGAGCGAACTCCTATTGCAGTTATTTCTCCGCAAAATCAAAAAAAAGAAATTAATTATATAGATTCATTAGCTGATCAAACAAAGCCGATTTATAATAAAGCACTTACATTGCATGAAATTCATCATAGTAGCATATACAAACTTAAGAAAGGCTACTATATAAGTTCTTTTAGCCCAATTGAGGATGAAGACGGGCGACTAGTCGGAATTATTGGCATGGATACAAAAATTAGTGATCAAATCCTTTTATTTAAAAAGATAGTCATTCAAATGGTATTATTTATTTTTCTTACTTATATAATGATCTTTCTATTTATAAGAAAATGGTTGAATAAGATTCTTCGTCCTATTTCTCAAATGATGGTAGGTTTAAATGAGTTAAGCGTCGGGAATTTTGATGTTAAGATGGAAGTGAATGAGCATTCGGAATTAAAAGGATTAATGAAAAACTTTAATGAGGTTGTTGATAATCTTGCATCTCTTTTTTACCGATTAACAAATACTGCAAAAGAGCTTGGCACAATATCAAAGGATTTTCAATTATCTACAATGGAAGAAGCTCTTACGCAAATGGACAATATAGTTGAGTTTATGAAGATGAATCGGGAACTGCAGAAGGCAGAGAAAATGAATGCTGTTGGTCAACTTGCAGCATCTGTTGCTCATGAAATCAGAAACCCAATGACCGTAGTGAAAGGGTTTCTGCAAATATTTTATGCGAAAGAACATATGAGTGAAGAAGAAAGAACATATATTAAATTGATGATAGAAGAAATGAATAGGGCTGAAACCATCATTAATGATTATTTATCACTTGCAAAGCCTGATGTTGAACAATCACAAAAGATAGACGGAGCCGATTTGGCAAATAAAGTAATTGATTTAATGCATTCTTATGCAATGATGGGCAAAGGTATTCACTTTAAAAAGAATATTCAGCAAGTATACATAGAAGCTAATAATAATGAATTGAAACAAGTGTTGATCAATATATTAAAAAATGCAATTGAAGCACTGAAAAATGGGGGAACTATCACAATTAATTTATATCCTACGAATGAATACGGTGTATTTGAAATTGAAGATACTGGTATTGGGATGACAGAAGCAGAGGTAAATCGATTAGGTACCGCATTTTATTCCTTAAAGGAAAAAGGTACTGGCATGGGGTTAATGGTTTGTTATCAAATGGTTGAACAGATGAGAGGACGTATTGAAGTACAAAGCGAAAAGGGGAAAGGTACAATATTTAAGATTTATATTCCTCTATCGCAATAA
- a CDS encoding DegV family protein: MKKIKIVTDSTVDLSQEILEKYEIEVVSLSIFINDKTYLDRVDITPAEFIDKMMESEELPKTSQPSVGTFVEKYDELADKGYDIISIHMTGGMSGTVESAKSASQLTKARVFVVDSEFISKGLSFQVLEAAEMAREGHNVADILQRLNHIKKHTKLYVVVDTLENLMKGGRIGKGKAFLGSLLNIKPIATLDDGVYTPITKVRSRSQAVKYLASAFLEDSLGKKIKSVGITHAGSLDVAIKLKEAIEKATGFKKVDIDYTTPIISTHTGKGAIGFSYYIE, translated from the coding sequence ATGAAAAAAATCAAAATTGTAACAGATTCAACAGTCGATTTATCACAGGAAATTTTAGAAAAATATGAAATTGAAGTAGTGTCGTTATCTATTTTTATTAATGATAAAACTTATTTGGATAGAGTTGATATTACTCCTGCTGAATTTATTGATAAAATGATGGAATCAGAAGAATTACCAAAAACCTCACAGCCTTCTGTTGGCACCTTTGTTGAAAAATATGACGAACTTGCTGATAAAGGATATGATATTATTTCTATTCATATGACTGGTGGTATGAGTGGGACAGTAGAATCAGCTAAAAGTGCTAGTCAATTAACAAAAGCTAGGGTCTTTGTAGTTGACTCTGAATTTATATCCAAAGGTTTATCCTTTCAAGTACTAGAAGCTGCAGAAATGGCCCGAGAAGGTCACAATGTAGCGGACATATTGCAAAGGTTAAATCATATTAAGAAACATACGAAACTTTATGTTGTTGTCGATACATTGGAGAATTTAATGAAGGGCGGAAGAATCGGAAAAGGGAAAGCTTTTCTTGGTTCTTTACTAAATATAAAGCCAATTGCAACGCTTGACGATGGTGTATATACACCAATTACGAAAGTAAGAAGTCGTTCGCAAGCAGTAAAGTATTTAGCAAGTGCTTTTTTGGAAGACAGTCTTGGAAAAAAAATTAAAAGTGTTGGAATTACGCATGCTGGAAGTCTTGATGTTGCCATTAAATTAAAGGAAGCTATTGAAAAGGCAACTGGGTTTAAGAAAGTGGATATAGACTATACAACACCTATCATTTCAACACATACAGGAAAAGGAGCTATTGGTTTTAGTTATTATATTGAATAG
- the ilvA gene encoding threonine ammonia-lyase IlvA translates to MEQNVMKKWVQLEDIIIAYQGIKDIVAHTPLQKNQRLSEKYDCNIYLKREDLQHVRSFKLRGAFYSMKMLEKEKMKNGVVCASAGNHAQGVAYSCRYLNVHGKIFMPATTPKQKVTQVKMFGKENVEIILTGDTFDDSYVEAVACAEAEERAFIHPFNDENVIAGQGTMAIEMMNDIDVPIDYVFASIGGGGLMAGLSTYMKSVSPSTKMIGVEPAGAPSMKEALIRNKVVALNKIDKFVDGAAVKSVGQKNFEICRDYVDDIVLVPEGKVCTSILSLYNEHAIVAEPAGALPVAALDLYKEKIKGKNIVVVISGGNNDIDRMQDIKERSLLYEGLLYHFIVNFPQRAGALREFLDDVLGPDDDIVRFEYAKKNNKENGPALVGLELKNRDDYKGLIERMDIKGFPYTEVNRDSNLFHLLV, encoded by the coding sequence ATGGAACAAAATGTAATGAAAAAATGGGTGCAATTGGAGGATATTATTATTGCATACCAAGGAATTAAAGACATAGTAGCCCATACTCCCTTACAAAAAAATCAACGGTTATCTGAAAAATATGATTGTAATATTTATTTAAAAAGGGAAGATTTACAGCATGTGCGTTCCTTTAAATTAAGGGGTGCCTTTTATTCGATGAAAATGCTAGAAAAAGAAAAAATGAAAAATGGCGTAGTTTGTGCTAGTGCTGGCAACCATGCTCAAGGAGTCGCATACTCCTGTCGTTATTTAAATGTTCATGGAAAAATTTTTATGCCAGCGACTACGCCAAAACAAAAGGTGACACAGGTTAAAATGTTTGGAAAGGAAAATGTGGAAATTATTTTAACTGGTGATACATTTGATGATTCCTATGTAGAAGCAGTTGCTTGTGCAGAAGCAGAGGAAAGAGCATTTATTCATCCATTTAATGATGAGAATGTCATTGCAGGACAGGGTACAATGGCTATAGAGATGATGAATGATATTGATGTCCCAATTGATTATGTTTTTGCAAGCATAGGTGGCGGCGGTTTAATGGCAGGATTAAGTACATATATGAAAAGTGTTTCACCATCTACTAAAATGATTGGTGTAGAACCAGCTGGTGCACCTTCCATGAAGGAAGCTTTAATTAGAAACAAGGTAGTAGCCTTAAATAAGATTGATAAATTTGTAGATGGGGCAGCAGTTAAAAGTGTTGGTCAAAAGAATTTTGAAATCTGTAGAGATTATGTTGATGATATCGTATTAGTACCTGAGGGAAAGGTTTGTACATCTATTCTTTCTTTATACAATGAGCATGCTATCGTTGCAGAGCCAGCTGGAGCTTTACCAGTTGCTGCACTGGATTTATATAAAGAAAAGATAAAAGGAAAAAACATAGTAGTTGTCATAAGTGGTGGAAATAATGATATTGATCGAATGCAGGATATTAAAGAGCGTTCTTTACTATATGAAGGATTATTATATCACTTCATCGTTAATTTCCCTCAAAGAGCAGGTGCGCTTCGAGAATTTTTGGACGATGTTTTAGGACCAGATGACGATATCGTTCGTTTTGAATATGCCAAAAAGAATAATAAAGAAAATGGTCCAGCGCTAGTCGGCTTAGAGCTGAAAAATAGGGATGACTACAAAGGATTAATTGAAAGGATGGATATAAAAGGATTTCCTTATACTGAAGTGAATAGAGATTCTAATTTATTCCATTTGCTTGTTTAA
- the trhA gene encoding PAQR family membrane homeostasis protein TrhA has translation MNFSIKDFSIKEEIANSITHGIGLLLSIPALVMLVLNAAETANPWRIVSFSIFGATMIILYLCSTLLHSITHEKVKDFFEILDHSSIYLLIAGTYTPFVLVAIRGGLGWTLFGLVWGLAIIGIVFKCYYVKKYIVTSTILYVIMGWLIVMAIVPLFHAIGMTGFMLLIGGGLLYTVGSIFYVMQKIPYFHAIWHIFVLAGSAIMYFCVYLYV, from the coding sequence ATGAATTTTTCAATAAAAGATTTTTCAATAAAAGAAGAAATCGCCAATAGTATTACCCATGGCATAGGCTTATTATTAAGTATTCCTGCATTAGTAATGCTTGTTTTAAATGCTGCTGAAACAGCTAATCCCTGGAGAATCGTCAGCTTTTCCATTTTTGGTGCAACGATGATTATCCTGTATTTATGCTCCACTCTATTGCATAGTATCACCCATGAAAAAGTAAAGGATTTTTTCGAGATATTAGATCATTCATCCATTTACCTTTTAATCGCTGGAACATATACTCCATTTGTTTTAGTTGCCATTCGTGGCGGATTAGGATGGACGCTTTTTGGACTTGTGTGGGGATTAGCTATTATTGGTATTGTCTTTAAATGTTACTATGTCAAAAAATATATAGTAACATCAACGATCCTCTATGTTATTATGGGCTGGCTAATTGTGATGGCAATCGTACCACTATTTCATGCAATCGGAATGACCGGTTTCATGCTTCTTATTGGAGGCGGCCTTCTTTATACTGTTGGAAGTATATTTTATGTTATGCAAAAAATTCCATACTTTCACGCCATATGGCATATCTTTGTTTTAGCGGGCAGTGCAATAATGTATTTCTGTGTATATCTCTATGTTTGA
- a CDS encoding dihydrofolate reductase, with translation MISLIVAMDINGVIGVNNQLPWHLPEDLKYFKEITTGHPIVMGRKTRDSIGRNLPNRENVVITRNQDYNCEGCTIFHSVDEFYNWSNAKDEEIFVIGGAELFAETLSNTDRLYITRINHEFEGDTFFPALNWQEWKLVSEQKGIVDEKNIYSHVFYVYERTEL, from the coding sequence ATGATTTCATTGATTGTTGCAATGGATATAAACGGTGTAATTGGTGTAAACAACCAATTACCTTGGCATTTACCAGAAGATCTAAAGTATTTTAAAGAAATAACGACCGGGCATCCGATTGTGATGGGAAGAAAAACAAGGGACTCAATCGGTAGAAATTTGCCAAATCGTGAAAATGTCGTTATTACGAGAAATCAAGATTATAATTGTGAAGGTTGTACCATTTTTCACTCGGTTGATGAATTTTATAATTGGAGTAATGCAAAGGATGAAGAAATTTTTGTTATTGGTGGTGCCGAGCTTTTTGCAGAAACATTAAGTAATACAGACCGATTATACATTACACGAATCAATCATGAATTTGAAGGAGATACGTTTTTTCCTGCCCTAAATTGGCAGGAATGGAAGCTTGTGAGTGAACAAAAAGGGATAGTAGATGAGAAAAATATATATTCTCATGTATTTTATGTGTATGAAAGAACGGAACTATAA